A section of the Oceanibaculum indicum P24 genome encodes:
- a CDS encoding calcium/sodium antiporter: protein MLLDFGMVAAGLLLLFLGGEGLVRGSVAIATRLGISKLVVGMVIVGFGTSAPELVVSLQAALAGSPDIALGNVVGSNIANILLILGIAALLSPLGNSDGGIRREALVMLLAATALVAALWYGEITRLIGFALLAGLALHLALAFLKERKSREDIAEGTAYEHEADEVSDVPLKLPIAIIATLAGLGLLVAGAELMVEGATAIARDFGVSEAVIGLTIVAVGTSLPELATAIVAAIRRHSDVVLANIVGSNIFNVLAILGITATIAPIGVSERFLLIDGPIMLAITLLAFLVLLRARTVGRVIGSGFLMLYIGYIGMLGYMG, encoded by the coding sequence ATGCTTCTCGATTTCGGAATGGTTGCCGCCGGCCTCCTCCTTCTGTTCCTGGGCGGCGAGGGGCTGGTGCGCGGCAGTGTCGCCATCGCCACGCGGCTCGGCATTTCCAAGCTGGTGGTCGGCATGGTGATCGTCGGCTTCGGCACCTCGGCACCGGAGCTGGTGGTGTCGCTGCAGGCAGCACTGGCCGGCTCCCCCGATATCGCGCTGGGCAATGTGGTCGGCTCCAACATCGCCAACATCCTGCTGATCCTGGGCATTGCCGCCCTGCTCTCGCCGCTCGGCAACAGCGATGGCGGCATCCGGCGCGAGGCGCTGGTGATGCTGCTGGCCGCGACCGCGCTGGTCGCCGCGCTGTGGTATGGCGAGATCACGCGCCTCATCGGCTTCGCCCTGCTGGCCGGGCTGGCGCTGCATCTGGCGCTGGCTTTTCTGAAGGAGCGCAAGTCGCGCGAAGATATCGCCGAAGGAACTGCCTACGAGCATGAGGCGGACGAGGTTTCCGACGTTCCGCTGAAGCTGCCGATTGCCATCATCGCCACGCTGGCCGGGCTGGGCCTGCTGGTGGCGGGAGCCGAGCTGATGGTCGAGGGCGCCACCGCGATTGCCCGCGATTTCGGCGTGTCGGAGGCGGTGATCGGCCTGACCATCGTTGCCGTCGGCACCTCCCTGCCGGAGCTGGCGACCGCCATCGTCGCCGCCATCCGCCGCCATTCCGACGTGGTGCTGGCCAATATCGTCGGCTCCAACATCTTCAACGTGCTGGCGATCCTGGGCATCACCGCCACCATCGCGCCGATCGGCGTCAGCGAGCGCTTTCTGCTGATCGACGGGCCGATCATGCTGGCCATCACGCTGCTGGCCTTCCTGGTGCTGCTGCGCGCCCGCACCGTTGGCCGGGTGATCGGCAGCGGCTTCCTGATGCTCTATATCGGCTATATCGGCATGCTCGGCTATATGGGGTAA